The nucleotide sequence GCCGTGATCGGGATGGTACTGCGAAGGAATCGGACCGCCGAATCCCCGGCCGTGGTCAACAGTTGAGTCGGGCTTGATGCAGGCGCCTTAAGACAGCACGCGCATTTACCGGCAGAGGAGTGTATGTCTGTACGAAGATTCGCCATAGCGACCGGAACCGGCGCTGTCATGGTGCTGTTACTCGGCCTGGTCACCGGTGTTTTGTTCGGCGGCCTGTTTGAAGGATTCGCGGTGACGGCGCCCGAAGTGGTCATGAAGTCCAGCCCGAACGTGTGGACGATCGTGCTCGGCGCCGTGGCCATGGGGGCGCTGCTGACCGTCCTCCTTGGTAGCTGGACGGGACATACCGGCGCGAAGAAGGCCCTCGGGACCAGTGCGGTTTTCGGGTTGCTTCTCCACCTGTTCCTCGGTTTGAGCCTGTTCGGCATGACCACGATGCTGGACCTCACCGGTACCCTGGTCAAGGTCGTCATCGATACGGTTCAGGTGGCGTTGTCCGGGATGGCCGTCGGCTACGTGCTGGGTCGCACCGGTCAGACCTAGTCCTGGCCCGTACACAAGCCTTCACTCAAGCCCGCAACCTGGTTCCGTTTCCTTGCCCGCACGGTCCTCCCTTGCCAAATGTACACACCGATCGCTGACAAGACCCTCCGCACGGGCGAGACGCTTGAAATCGGTGTCGTGCTTGCCCCGGACAACCACGCACCAAAAGGCGACCACGCGCCAAACGGCGACCACGCGCCGGCCGATCAGGAGTCGGACGACAACATGGCGGCCGACCACGCGCCGCTCGTCCGGCCGATCCTCGTGCACAAGTCTAGCAACGAGCAGTGGCACCTCGACGAGGTCTTCGCCGGCCGGGTCGGTCCCCTCGAAACCCGGTTCTATCTCGGCCGCCTGAAAGACCGGTCAGTCTGCAACATCATGGTCAGCGAATACGACGGCATCGGCATCCTGAGCCACGTGTACACCGTGCCTGAACACCGCCGCAAGGGCATCGCCCGGCTCGTCATGACCGAGCAGATGGCCGATTTTAAAACCCGGAGCGGCCGGTACCTGACGCTGTCCACCGGTTACGACACCCATCCCTATTACCTGTACCATGGCTTCGATTTCCGAAGCGTTGTGCCGGAATCGGGCCACATGAAGTATATGGGGAATGCCGAGTTCGAGACGGAGCATTTTCGTGTCGACGAGGACGGCGAAGCGCGGGTAATCCCGGGGGACTGGAAGCACTGGCCTTCGCTGAACGTGCTCTGCGCCCAGGCCGGTCCGCCACATCTGCGCAACGTGGGACTGGGACATATCGGGCCGCGCATGTTCGAGGGGGCCTACCTGGGGTTGATGAAGCAAACGCGGGAAGAGGAGGATGTCCAGGTCCGGTTGGTGGTCACGGAGCACGGCGCGGTCGCGGGCTACGCGACCCTGGTGCCCGACATCCGCTGGCGCGGTGAGACCTTGCTACTGGACCTTACCGTTCATTCCGCTTTCAAGGCACAGTTGAAGCCACTGCTCGAGTCTTTTCTCCTGCCGGCCGGACGCAAGGTGCTCTGCCACGTCGTACCGGGCGACGGCCCGAAGACCGCCGCACTACAGCACGCGGGATTCATCCACGAGACTACGCTCCGGCAGCAGTTCAAGGCTGTCGGCAACTTCTTTGACGTCGAGGTGTACGCGAGATTTGCCTGACCCCGGTCGCCGCCTGACCCCGGCCGCCGCCTGACTAGCCCGACTCCGCTGCGCCCCCGCGCTCCAGCCGGTTCAGCGTCTTCTCGTGGATGCCGCCGAAGCCCCCGTTGCTCATGAACACGATCCGGTCGCCTGGTTCCGCCTGTCCGGCCAATCTTGAAACGATCTGTTCCACGTTGCCCAGGGCTTCGGTGTCCACGCCCCGTTCACGCAGCCCCGCCACCAGCTCTTCCACCGAAAACCGGTTTCCCGGGGGTGCCTTCTCGGGCAGATAGACGGGCGCGATAAGCACACGGTCCGCCTGGTCGAACGCGGTGGCGTAGTCGTCCTGGAAATTCCGCCGGATGGTGGTCGCAGAACGGGGTTCGAACACCGCCCAGGTCCGCCGGCCGGGCGCGGCCTTGCTGAGCGCGTCCAGCGTGGCCCGGACGGCCGTGGGGTGGTGGGCGAAGTCGTCATAGACCGTAACGCTATTTACTTCGCCCCGTACCTCGAGACGTCGTTTCACGCCGGGAAAGGACGCGAGACCCCGGGTCAGGTCCGGCCACGACACTCCGTATTGGCGTGCCGCGGCGACCACGGCCAGGGCGTTCCTGACATTGTGGTCGCCGAGCTGGCCCGTCGACAGCCGGGCGCGGTGCTCGTCCTGTTCATACAGGTCGAAGGACGTGCCCCCGGGATCGAAGGACACGTTGCGTGCCGACCACCGGGCGCCTGACGACATGCCCAGGGTATGGATGGCACAGTGTGCATGGGAAGCGAGTGCCTGGACGTGCTCGTCGTCTTCCGGGCCGATCAACAACCCGTTTCCGGGAATGATGTTGACCAGCCTCCTGAAGGAAAGCGCGATCTCGTCGATCGAATCGTAGATGTCCGCGTGATCGAACTCGACGTTGTTGATGATCACCGTGTCAGGCAGGTAGTGTATAAACTTCGCCCGCTTGTCGAAGAAGGCACTGTCGTATTCGTCGCCTTCCAGGATAAACAGGTCGCCCGATCCCAGCCGTGCGCCGGACTGCCAGCTGATGGGCACGCCCCCGACGATGTAGCTGGGATCCAAGCCGGCCTCGGTGAGCACCCAGGCGAGCATTGCCGTCGTTGTCGTCTTGCCGTGCGTACCCGTGACCACGACCGCTTTGCGATCCCACAGAAAGAAGGACTTGAGCGTCTCCGGCATGGATGCGTACCGGATCTTCCGGTCCAGGACGGCTTCGGCCTCGGGATTGCCCCGCGAAACGGCGTTACCGATGACCACGAGGTCCGGCCGAGGATCCAGGTTGGCGGCGGAGAAACCCTCGTACACGGGTATCTGCTGCTCCGAGAGTACCGTGCTCATCGGAGGATATACGTTCTCGTCACTTCCGGTGACCCGGTGTCCCAGGGACTTGAGCATCACGGCGAGCGCGCCCATGCCCGTGCCGCAAACGGCCACCAGGTGAATGTGAAGCGGTCGGGACATGGTCACGGCACAGGGGGATGGTCTTCGGTCAGTTCCCGGATCTTGCGGCGGGCGGCGTCGTTCCTGAAGTGATCGGGGTGCGAAAGGAGCAGGGTCTCGTACTCGGTGAGCGCCCGGGGGATGTCGCCGATCTTAGTTTCGTAGATCTCCGCGATCCGCCAGTGGGCGGCGGCGACGCGGCGGCTCTCCGGATACCGCTCGATCAGGTCCTGCAGGGCCGCGACGGCCTGGAACGGCTTGCCCATCCCGTCGAGCAACATCCCGATGTCCAGGATGACGGTGTCGGCGATCGGGCTCTCCGCGTTTTCTAAGGCAAACGACTTGCAGGCTTCCAGGGCCTCCTGGTCCTTGTACTGGCGCCGTAACAGCACCGACCGGATGTATTCGGAAAGCGGGCCGTCTCCGCCCTGGCGGCCTTCCGCAATCAGGATGGTCCACGCCAGCGCATCGTTGGCATAGGGACTGCCCGTAAAGCGGTCCGCCGTCTCCCGTAAATGGCCAAGGGCATCGTCCAGCCGGTCCTGGAACAGCGCCAGTTCACCGAGGTGGTATTGCGTCCGCGCCCGGGTCTCGGCTTCAATGGGTTCGCCGTCCGGCTCGAGGATGGCGTTATACTGGACGATCGCGTCCTCCAGGCTGCCCATGACGACGTAACATTCCGCCATGCCGAATCGGGCTTTCTCCCGGTACGCCGGCGCAGAAGCGTCCGCCAGCAATGAACGGTACATGGCGAGCGCCCGCGGCGCGTCCCGGTAATGGACCAGGAGCAGGTCCGCCAGATTGGACATGGCCTCGTCTTGGAACTCCGTTTTCGGATACTGCGCGATGATCTGCCGGTAGGTCTCGGCGGCATCGTCCATACCGCCTTGCTCCCGGAACGCCAGGGCAAGGCCGGTATACGCTTCGGCGCGCAGAGCCTCCGACCCGTCCGCCTCGATCAACTCTCGGTACGTATCGATGGCGTCCCGGTGGTGCCCCTCCCGCAACGCCCAATCGGCATACCGGACCAGGTATTCCCCGCTGTCCCCGTCCAGCCGGTCCGCTTCACGGTACGCCGCCAGCGCATCCTCCGGCTTGCCGAACCGGAGAAAGAAGCTGCCGAGCAGATCCTGGGCGGCCTTGCTGTCCCGGTGTTCAGCCACCGCCGACCGCAGCGCCTGTTCCACGAGTCCCTGGCTTCCGATCGACGCGAGCAGGTCGATCCGGTCGTTGACGATACGCGACTGGCCGGGTTGCTGGGTCAACCAGCGTGTGAATTCCCTTACGGCGCCCGTCACTTCGAACGCACTGGTATAGACACTGGCAAGCGCCAGGGCGAAAGCCTCCGGATTGCCCAGCCGCTTCCGGCCGTCCAGGTAAGTCTGTATGGCCCGGTCGTACGCCTCTCTTCTGAGGTGCAGATT is from Gemmatimonadota bacterium and encodes:
- a CDS encoding GNAT family N-acetyltransferase; this encodes MYTPIADKTLRTGETLEIGVVLAPDNHAPKGDHAPNGDHAPADQESDDNMAADHAPLVRPILVHKSSNEQWHLDEVFAGRVGPLETRFYLGRLKDRSVCNIMVSEYDGIGILSHVYTVPEHRRKGIARLVMTEQMADFKTRSGRYLTLSTGYDTHPYYLYHGFDFRSVVPESGHMKYMGNAEFETEHFRVDEDGEARVIPGDWKHWPSLNVLCAQAGPPHLRNVGLGHIGPRMFEGAYLGLMKQTREEEDVQVRLVVTEHGAVAGYATLVPDIRWRGETLLLDLTVHSAFKAQLKPLLESFLLPAGRKVLCHVVPGDGPKTAALQHAGFIHETTLRQQFKAVGNFFDVEVYARFA
- the mpl gene encoding UDP-N-acetylmuramate:L-alanyl-gamma-D-glutamyl-meso-diaminopimelate ligase, producing the protein MSRPLHIHLVAVCGTGMGALAVMLKSLGHRVTGSDENVYPPMSTVLSEQQIPVYEGFSAANLDPRPDLVVIGNAVSRGNPEAEAVLDRKIRYASMPETLKSFFLWDRKAVVVTGTHGKTTTTAMLAWVLTEAGLDPSYIVGGVPISWQSGARLGSGDLFILEGDEYDSAFFDKRAKFIHYLPDTVIINNVEFDHADIYDSIDEIALSFRRLVNIIPGNGLLIGPEDDEHVQALASHAHCAIHTLGMSSGARWSARNVSFDPGGTSFDLYEQDEHRARLSTGQLGDHNVRNALAVVAAARQYGVSWPDLTRGLASFPGVKRRLEVRGEVNSVTVYDDFAHHPTAVRATLDALSKAAPGRRTWAVFEPRSATTIRRNFQDDYATAFDQADRVLIAPVYLPEKAPPGNRFSVEELVAGLRERGVDTEALGNVEQIVSRLAGQAEPGDRIVFMSNGGFGGIHEKTLNRLERGGAAESG
- a CDS encoding tetratricopeptide repeat protein, translating into MNRIPEALRGIGPRHMHFASGLLAVLLAVQVFLPSSVEGQLSRSADLNRRIEQARSLERLRQYDRAAVLFERVLRDYPDNRSALNGALRLYLRLEAFDKLIPLLETHIAKSPDDSRLRGRLAEAFFGAGRNDEAEESLRDMLERFPQSESAVSQIANLHLRREAYDRAIQTYLDGRKRLGNPEAFALALASVYTSAFEVTGAVREFTRWLTQQPGQSRIVNDRIDLLASIGSQGLVEQALRSAVAEHRDSKAAQDLLGSFFLRFGKPEDALAAYREADRLDGDSGEYLVRYADWALREGHHRDAIDTYRELIEADGSEALRAEAYTGLALAFREQGGMDDAAETYRQIIAQYPKTEFQDEAMSNLADLLLVHYRDAPRALAMYRSLLADASAPAYREKARFGMAECYVVMGSLEDAIVQYNAILEPDGEPIEAETRARTQYHLGELALFQDRLDDALGHLRETADRFTGSPYANDALAWTILIAEGRQGGDGPLSEYIRSVLLRRQYKDQEALEACKSFALENAESPIADTVILDIGMLLDGMGKPFQAVAALQDLIERYPESRRVAAAHWRIAEIYETKIGDIPRALTEYETLLLSHPDHFRNDAARRKIRELTEDHPPVP